Proteins from a single region of Rana temporaria chromosome 5, aRanTem1.1, whole genome shotgun sequence:
- the LOC120939949 gene encoding uncharacterized protein LOC120939949 yields MEREVRSAMALAAEEATGGEECVAQGGASRSAKDTSRSKKCGYCSGKLPSDYSKPFCAKCIVKLAGKETSEILKGFLEVQSEMLSTLKEFKGSLKSKEPEPPIAGPSSQESSSSQVFRVRQESHGSLVSDSEDSEIPPQEDGSVGQAEEEGEDARAGRYVFAADDMEGLLEAVYASEEIPQPAEIISTQDRLYQGLLKPQAKAIPVHQSLKDIILREWAEPEKKLLRYKTWKRRCPFKEEEESRFFKVPRLDAPLAQVSKQSDLSFEDTGNLRDPMDRRAETSLRRAWEANAAALSPALASACVARNANSWISKLLEHVSQGSDSKEILESLQLIGSAVAYLADASVETVRSTAKTGALLNSARRAVWVKMWNGDLASKNRLCGLPFEGSLLFGSGLDQALTRSSEKGVRFPTKPRQNKKRFFRGPQGGFGGKNRPSEKKPPYNRRWGAGKEKQKGGILFSNPKPSDKDAK; encoded by the exons ATGGAGCGAGAGGTTCGGTCTGCTATGGCCCTGGCTGCGGAGGAGGCCACAGGGG GGGAGGAATGTGTTGCCCAGGGGGGTGCTAGTCGATCGGCTAAGGACACTAGTCGCTCCAAAAAATGTGGCTACTGTAGTGGCAAGCTACCCTCAGATTATTCCAAACCCTTTTGTGCCAAATGCATTGTTAAATTAGCAGGGAAGGAGACCTCTGAAATTCTTAAAGGGTTTCTAGAGGTCCAATCTGAGATGCTCTCTACACTCAAAGAATTCAAGGGGTCTTTAAAGAGCAAAGAACCTGAACCCCCTATCGCAGGGCCCTCCTCGCAAGAGAGTTCCTCTTCACAGGTTTTTAGAGTCCGTCAGGAATCCCACGGTTCCTTAGTGTCGGACTCTGAGGACTCAGAGATTCCTCCTCAGGAGGATGGCTCTGTTGGCCAGGCAGAGGAAGAAGGCGAGGATGCTAGGGCAGGCAGATATGTCTTTGCTGCTGACGATATGGAAGGCCTCCTAGAGGCAGTGTACGCCTCTGAGGAGATTCCTCAGCCTGCGGAAATAATTTCTACACAGGATAGGTTATACCAGGGCCTGCTTAAACCTCAGGCCAAAGCAATTCCGGTACACCAGTCCCTGAAGGATATCATCCTTAGGGAATGGGCAGAGCCAGAGAAAAAGCTTTTAAGGTACAAGACCTGGAAAAGACGTTGCCCCtttaaggaggaggaggaatcaagATTTTTCAAAGTTCCTAGATTAGACGCTCCACTCGCGCAAGTTTCCAAGCAGTCGGACCTCTCCTTCGAGGACACAGGCAATTTGAGGGATCCTATGGATCGGCGGGCAGAGACCTCCTTGCGTAGGGCCTGGGAAGCTAACGCGGCTGCCTTGAGCCCCGCCTTGGCTTCGGCCTGTGTTGCTAGGAATGCTAATTCCTGGATCTCAAAATTGCTGGAACATGTGTCCCAGGGGTCAGATTCTAAGGAAATATTAGAATCCCTTCAGCTCATAGGGAGCGCAGTAGCCTATCTAGCGGACGCCTCTGTAGAAACAGTCCGTTCTACCGCAAAGACGGGAGCCCTCCTCAATTCTGCCAGAAGGGCAGTGTGGGTCAAAATGTGGAACGGGGACCTGGCGTCTAAAAACCGCCTTTGTGGTCTTCCCTTCGAGGGCTCCCTGCTCTTCGGTTCAGGCCTGGACCAGGCCCTGACCAGATCCTCAGAAAAAGGGGTACGTTTCCCTACCAAGCCTAGACAAAACAAGAAaagattttttcgaggcccccagggtgGATTTGGAGGTAAGAACCGTCCCTCAGAAAAGAAGCCCCCTTACAACAGACGTTGGGGTGCTGGGAAGGAAAAGCAAAAGGGAGGTATCCTCTTTTCCAATCCCAAACCCAGCGACAAAGACGCCAAATGA